From a region of the Tachypleus tridentatus isolate NWPU-2018 chromosome 1, ASM421037v1, whole genome shotgun sequence genome:
- the LOC143227810 gene encoding cx9C motif-containing protein 4 codes for MPKDTDPCQKQACAIQKCLQENNYNEDSCQYVMEEMRHCCKKFYENSKCCSGFRKPDEAVPKETVCHISQ; via the exons atgcCGAAAGATACGGATCCTTGTCAAAAACAAGCTTGCGCCATCCAGAAATGTCTGCAGG aaaacaaCTATAATGAAGATTCTTGTCAATATGTGATGGAAGAAATGCGGCATTGTTGTAAGAAGTTTTATGAGAATTCAAAATGTTGCTCAGGATTTCGAAAACCTGATGAGGCAGTGCCAAAAGAAACTGTATGCCACATATCAcaataa